A stretch of Chiloscyllium punctatum isolate Juve2018m chromosome 6, sChiPun1.3, whole genome shotgun sequence DNA encodes these proteins:
- the LOC140479034 gene encoding retinol-binding protein 1-like — translation MSTDFSGYWKMISNENFEEYLKALDVNIALRKIAVLLKPDKDIAQTGDHMIIKTISSFRNYLMEFDIGKEFPEDLTGIDDRQCTTTVNWDGDKLVCVQIGEKQGRGWTQWVEGDELHLELRVGEVKSKQVFKKVQ, via the exons ATGTCAACTGATTTCAGTGGATACTGGAAAATGATATCCAACGAGAACTTTGAAGAGTATCTAAAAGCACTAG ATGTAAACATTGCTTTGCGGAAAATTGCAGTTTTGCTGAAACCAGACAAAGATATTGCTCAGACAGGAGATCACATGATCATTAAAACCATCAGCAGCTTCCGGAATTATCTCATGGAATTTGATATTGGCAAGGAGTTTCCTGAGGATTTAACTGGGATAGATGACCGCCAATGTACG ACCACAGTGAATTGGGATGGAGATAAACTTGTGTGTGTACAAATAGGAGAGAAACAGGGTCGAGGATGGACACAGTGGGTGGAAGGTGATGAACTGCATCTG GAACTGCGGGTTGGTGAAGTAAAAAGCAAACAGGTCTTTAAAAAAGTCCAATGA